The Phyllopteryx taeniolatus isolate TA_2022b chromosome 2, UOR_Ptae_1.2, whole genome shotgun sequence nucleotide sequence AACGGCGAGGGGGAGGCAAATGGTGGAGGGGTAATTGTGTGATGAGAGACATATATTCGCTGTTATTGTTCAGTCAGATAAACATTCTTTGGCTGACCCCCAAAACTGCAGGAAGACAAATGCATCGTTCTTCGGATGCATTTGCActgccaatttatttttaaagaaggctgaaaaacaaaacaaatggtaaGTACACTGCCTAAACAAAATAAAGCACACAGATCAAATGTAGTTGTTGCAAATAAGAGTTTGCAATTAAAGGCacagtaagtacagtggaacatctaaattgaatgcccgtgacctgaGGTTGTGCAATTCAGAATTGGATTAAAAGTTTTGACTGATAACTCACAAAAACCCAGCGGTTGAACTGTTTGCGATACATCAGCAAATATCGAGATTTCAACATATACAGTGGAGACAGCTCAGTAAACACCTTAAGAGTTTGATGACACAACAGAAGGCTAACAAAGAGTGTCAAAGAGGAGAACTATAttatgacatccatccattttctatacagcttatcctgttcagggtctcgGAAAAGATAGGACCTATGCCATCTGACTTGAGGCAAAATGCGACTACAACCaaaaactggtcgccagccaatcacagggcacatatagagacataTAGACCTTTTACACTGTCAttctgagtgggaattgaatcCATGCTGCCTGAACTGAAATCAGGCAAGTGAACCAATACAACATCGTTGTAGAACCATAGAACCACAAACCGAACTTATTGTAATGTAGGAAAACACTCATCTCTGTCCTGGTTGTtcactatatccatccatcaatccattttccaaaccgcttatcctcactagggtcgcgggcgtgctggagactatcccaactatgttcgggcgagaggcggggtacaccctgaacgggtcgccagccaatcacagggcacatagaaaacaaacaaccattcgcactcacattcacacctacgggcagtttagtgtcttcagttaacctaccatgcatgtttttgggaagtgggaggaaaccgtagcgcacggagaaaacccatgcaggcatggggagaacatgcaaacaccacacaggcgaggccggatttgaacccaggtccccagaactgtgacacagatgtgttaaacagtcgcctaccgtgccgccgctcATTATATCGCAAATACAAAACTCATTATAATGGCGGAAAAAGGCAGACTTACACAATGTAGCCTGCTACGGAGAGTTAGCTGTGTTTAGTTATGTGAAGAGACTCACCCTTGAACCAGAAGTAATACAGTATCTGCACATTCTGTCACACGCTAATTTCAATTCAAGGGGTGAAGAAATTATTACTGGGGAAATTATGATTATATTATTATCATCTGAGATACTAAAAACggtcatatatacacacacacacacacacacacatttctcgTTTCATGTGCGTCCCATGTcctagacgcacaaaaatgatcagggaCGCATGAAGCAGGGGAATCTGCGTCCAGTAACTCACGACATTGCTTACCTACGTATGTATGCAAGGCTCGAATTAAGCGGTCTCGCAGCTCACTTTGCGGGTCAAAATTCGCATTTTGCGCATCAAAAAGCAtattgaaaatcaaatatgcaAATCAGGTTTACTGCAGAGACGTTTGCAAAGACAGAAGCAGGCAGTGGCGTATGTGACACAACGCGCTTACGTAACTGATGCGTGGGCGTGGAAGTGAAGTTATTCGGTTGAGGAGTGGGAACACAATGGTTGCCCAAATGCGACGCCGAATtgagaagagagaaaaagaaaaagacaaatggtGAAAGTGTGGTAGCATTTCAATGTAAAATGCAAGGCAAGCACCCGTTCGTTGTAATATGGACCTTTCTCTCCACAGAGTATGATTACGCTTCACCGGATCCGAGAGACAGAGGTGACATTAACAAAGAGCAAATCAGCGAGCTTAACGTTATTCTACTTTATGCGTTTGTATGTTTGCATGGTTTGTATGTATGCATTTGTGCAtactttatgtactgtatagtatTTTGGTCGATTGAGTGAAACGCCTGAAATTCTCCAATGGGATTATTTATCTATCTAAATATTAAACAAGAGGTGTGTTATTGTAGAAATGACACATGAGCAGTAAATTAAAACACTGGTGTATCATATACTATATCTACgatttattttgacttcaatCACATAAAGCTCAGTTATGTATGCCGCTGTAATAATTGCATATTCGGATAAAATACCCCAGTGTTTAAACAAACTCTGAAGCTTGTGAAGCGGAAACAATGATTAGTAAATTAGATTAATAGAATCTCCAATGTGTGGTTGTGAGCATGGGCCATGAGAAGGCCAAAACAGAAGTGTACGTCCTGGACACTAATGCTGTGTGTCTCCCACCATAGGGTTTTCTTAATTACATTAACCAAATGCCttctgtagtgtgtgtgtgtcatctcATGGTTAACTGAACATCCCTGTAGCTGCGCACCCCCTCTCCATGCTTTCCTACAGTGAAATATTCATGTTGAAAGCCACTCTTCTACTTCCTCTCTGCAACATTTTAAAGTTGTTTCAGGCAATGTTACTGTTGTTTGACATCAATGCCAAATTACCAACATGGTTTAAAGTCCATAAAAGGTAACTCCACAGCTGTTTTAACAGATTGGTTTTCTTGTGTTTGGGGCTATAATTAATTATCATGTTCCATATCAATACAAACATTTATATTAATATAGTCTTAGCTGCATGAACTGTATTTTAAcggtttttaaatatatataaagtcCAAAGTCTAATACATCTGTTCTGTGACattggttgacttccaagttgtccATGTTGTTCTAATttagaaagaaataaaaatgatttcctTTCGGAAACATGTAAATAGAATTAATTTGTTCCTACACTGTAAAACATGGTTTTGGAGAGTGGTAAatatatccacccatccattttctgcaccgcttatcctcactagggtcgcgggtgcgctggagcctatcccagctatcttcaggcgagaggcggggtacaccctgaactggtcgccagccaatcgcaggccaaatagaaacaaacaaccattcgcgctcacattcacacctatgggcaatttagagtcttcaattaacctgccatgcatgtttttagaatgtgggaggaaaccggagtacccggagaaaagccacgcaggcacggggagaacatgcagactccacacaggcggagccgagatttgaaccccggtcctcagaactgtgaggcagatgtgctaaacagtcgtctACCTTGCCGCCAATTTACATTAATTACATAAAATTTTACCTACACTACCTATTTGACAACAGTAAAAAGTATTACCAAGAAAAGTTGAGTAAAATCCACCTAAAAGCCATTCGTACTACAATATGCATCACGTGACACATTGATGCCGCACTAATTGGCTGACGTGTCATCGGCTCTTCAGCACAAAATGGCGGGGCATTTTTATAAGAATTATTTGAATTAATAAATGCGTATTGCATAATACAGTGGTCCTCAAAGTGTTGGACAGCTACAAGTAGACTATCACTATTACTACAATGAAAGAGCCCCTGATCTAAATGTGAAATTGCGCATCATGTTACAGTgggtgaaatgttttttcaatccagtacagtacacgTACTGGTTACACGTAGTTCAATTTAAACTTTTAATTCCAACACATTCGTAATGAATCTTTTAGAACTTtttgtttcaaacatttaaGTATTTGTTACTTctgtgtgcaatacattttgattgaatcatttaagtcgttttttattttcctatatttaagtgcagcatTGATATTCAAACTGCAAAATGTTATAGTGGTTTACTATaatagcatgtctgcctcacagttctgaggacccgcgttcaaatctggcctcacctgtgtggcgtttgcatattcttcctgtgcctgcgggggttttctccgggtactccggtttcttcccacattctaaaaacatgcatagtaggttaattgaagactctaaactgcccgtgagtgtgaatggttgtttgtttgtatgtgccctgcaattggctggcgaccagttcagggtgtacccagcctctcacccatagtcagctgggatagactacaGCAcgacccgcgaccctagtgaggataagcgatacaggaaatggatggatggatggatggttaggatcacactttttcctctttgttgtcACTAGTACCCTTCTGTGGTGGAGTTACAAAAAAGccatagaaaaagaaaacaatattttagatGGAAATACTTTAGATGCTTACTGAGCGCTCACAAGATTTGCTGACTATGATGGTTTGAATTAAGTTAGAATATTGAGGCCTTTTCCCCAGAAATCTTTGGCCAAAGTCCAAATTATATGActtggggggtgtggggggggggggggggggggggtgattaactttgaaggttccactgtacattgaAAGGATGCCTTTCACAagaggggttaaaaaaaataaaattatttgttcATGTCTGATGACACACTGATTTGAATTGACCAGGCAGGACTAATTTAAATACATGAAGTATTCATTAATTGAATAAAGAGCCTAGTTAGCCTCAGGGCCCTTTTATAAACTAGGGTGTACTATTTATGCAAAACAGCAATGTGCCATGTGCTGGCTTATTATGCTAATGTCGAATGGCAAAATACATGTTTCTCCTGCCCACGACCGAGGATTAGGCATGGCAGTGTTAGCAAGTTGTTTGGAGGCTATAGACTCTGCTCTTCCACATTACAGCGTGTTGAGATGTCGATGAGTAATGAGATTCTTCTGCAAGTAGATATGATCACACTCACTGTCCAAGCAAACTTGttacttgtttttaaatgcttttaatcatgtgaagCACATTGCGTTACCTTCTGTATGCAAtgcgctaaataaataaatttgctttgcttttcagACTTACTGAAAACATCACAAAATGAGAGTTAACAAGGGCACTTGAGGTAATGTTCATATACTTGCAGTACCGCTAGCAAGCAGGAAAACTAACGTAAGCGCATCTGctatttcactctttttttttatgcggTCATGCCATAATAATTGTCACACCCAACATCATAAGTGCAGGTGTTTTGCTGCTGTAGGTCCACCGGCTTTTCTTCAATTTCATTGTTCCACTCATACCTCTTTCGCTTCGCCATGGTCCACacgaataaatgttgacaacaacGGCAACCAAGGGAGGTGAGGTGTCATTGCAAGATGCAATTCTATTGATCGACATCAAGGTCCTATGTTGCAGGGTtctcgttgatatgtcacacaaCAAGACATGGCCAAGAAATCAAACAGCGCTAGAGTTTTCATTTTGGCACGGTAGGGCTTCTCCTACACCAAATTGTTGATCGTGgactatgtcacactacaaggagttttgtcattcctgacaaaatatgtcgggcccgatctggaAAATCATTCGCGATAGCAAATCGGCCCAATAACGGGGCTAAAATCTTGACCCATgctattatttcaaatttaggTTATGTTAAACCTTATTCGTGTAAGTTTAGTCGCTTCCAGTTGTTGCATTAAAGCAAGATTTGActattaaatcaataaatttaaattatttgGTTATGTTGATAAGTCCTACTATGAGTACCAATGTTACTAAATTTTTCAAAATACCTTTATATCAAAATAGACAACATCATTGGATAGAGTGTTACACAAATACAATGAGCCCTAGTTTGAAAGCATCATATAAGGATTAATGAGTGTATGCCACTTCTTACGTTGAAAATTTGCCAAACCTTTCTGCCCAAAAACCAATGTAAATCATTATGAAACCTGCGACCAAAACCTTCcctctttggtagaaaaatggcAGGATATTTCTTATTAGTTGATGGTATGTTTAAACAGGGTGGAAAATATTACCTTACGCAAAACAACTATAAAATGCGATTTTGGCGGGCCTCTGCTAAATTAACGTAccctttaaaaatgtaaatttaaattaaaaaaaggaaagaaaatggcagcCGTTTTTCTGGATTGCATAACATACCTACTATGAACCATTTTTGTACATTAGTGCCCATGTGATACCTCCACTAGTACTAAACAATGCAGTTAATTGAAAGGCCTCTCAACTGAGTCGAAAACACAAGGCTTGAATAAAATATGAGCAAAACAATTTGGGGACTCAGACGTTTGTTAAACAAGCTAGCAGGTCCATGCCTGAACACGGTGAGGAAATAGGGCATTAAACAATGTTTAACCGACACACGCACATACCGTAACTTTGACACATTAAGCACGGCCACGTTCACATTTTGCTTGTGCAGTCTGACACTGACATCTGAATTATCCAgcgaaaacaaaaactatttcttACTCCGCATTACTCAACAAGCTGCCACAGCCATTTCGGCTCCAGCTAGCTTGCAACGTGGCGCCGAAACTCCACTCGCGTACCTCTGACCAATAGCGTGCGTGGATACAAAGCTGCGTGGCGAGCACCTCTAAAAGCTACGCTCTGATTGGCTAGTTAGGAGTACCCCGGAAGTTActgcccgtttttttttttttttggtcccttcCACAAGCGAACTGGGTTGTGTCACATACTTTAAATTTACAGCCACACATACTTTGCTGATCGGTCGCCTCCGGGCTTTGtgtgccaaaaaaaaagacaatttaggaGCACAGCGGAGTGGCTAAGTTCGAGTGGCCTGCTTAAATACAAAAGCCCGTATTCGGTTCTGGGTGATGGATGTGTTCGGCTTGGTGTGCGCGCTGCTGCTGTTGTCGTGGACCACCGCGGCCCACGGGAAGCCCACTGCGAGGAAAGAGCGAGTCATTCACGAAACCAACCTAAACGAGCGAACTCAAGACGACAACGACAGCTTCCAGTACGACCACGAGGCCTTCCTGGGCAAGGAGGAGGCCAGGACGTTCGACCAGCTCACCCCGGAGGAGAGCAAGGACAGGCTCGGGTGAGTCCCGTTACACAACGTGGAGCgccgtgtgtgtgagagtgtttttgtttgttgttgttgttaatcacacacactcactcaacTTCACTCCCCTTGAACAAGTGTGTTGCGTGTAACTGTTCATTAATATTTACCAACAAAGCGCGAGTGCACAAGCAATACGTGCGAATGAGAAAACTGTGCTTTATTATCGTGCCGCCGGCGTATTCCCACGCACCTAATGACGTGATTTGAATTATGAATAATCGTTAAAGAAGCATTCTTGTTGACGATGACGTTTGGAGTACCGTTGTCTGTCACAACTTGGGCAGTCACACACATGCCATGCTTTCTTCATGAAAAAGCATGAAATTGTTTTCTATTGATCCTTTGTTGGCTCCTACGTGGCTAAAGGGGGGCTCCTTGTGAGAGTGGGAGGACCCACTGGTACATCACAACGTGGCAACTGGAGTCTAAGAATACTTTGCTTAATTTGGTTTGCTGCCCCTCCCACTCCAACAATCCTACTGAAGCCCAGTCTCCTCTCATGGTGTAAAATACAGATAACAACTTGACTGATTTAATAGTTTTGAAATGCATGACATTTTAAGAATATACAGACTTTGTGCACATTTACGTGCAGCATTCCTTTTGTGCATGTTGGTGCTGTAAATAAATGGGAGGTTATTGAGAAAACAAATACTCATTTACACAGTTTTCCCAAAACTTGAgcggttttatttttttccactctcaGTGAAAGTTTACtctaaaactgacacatacaagaaaaaaacacactgggcagcaacacatacaaacagagcatacaacaatactcacaggcattctCTTTGCTCAGTGGGAACAGTGACTTGCTGGAGTTTAGTTGTCGGAGCATCCCTGCCACTTCTCCTCGCGCTTCTTCTACtacgctgcatctcttccaatAGACTTCAGGGCTGTGCGGCATATTGCGCAACATAGTACTACACTGAATGCACGTGAATTCAGACTcgccgttaaaaaaaaaaaaaagtttgcttaAAAATCGGCAATATAGCCGGGGGTGTGAAAGACGAGTTGTGATATAGTGGGGTTTTACTGTTTCCCAATTGGAGCAAGCAATCTAGAACATACTTTGTTTGACCTTACATTTTCTTGTTCATGATATCCCTAGGTAGCTCATAAATTGATTGGAGGTGGTATAACCCTAAGTCACAAATTGATGaagtttaaaaatgattttcttttggCTTTCTCCTTCTAGTAAAATAGTGGAGCGGATCGACAGCGACGCCAATGGCCTCATTACCACCGATGAGCTCAAAGCGTGGATCAAACGCGTCCAGAAGCGTTATGTTTATGAGAACGTAGCGAAGGTTTGGGCAGATTATGACCTGAACAAAGACGACAAGATCTCATGGGAAGAATACAAGCAGGCCACCTATGGATACTACCTCggtaggaaaaaaaattcttgggATCTAACTATAATTGGGGCCTGAGCACCAGGCAGTTCCTTTATTATTCTGACTGACCTCAATATGCATAAAAAGTCCCACATTTTTGCAGTCACATGTATCCTGGTGTATTTTAGGGGTCACAAAGATGACCACCTAAGTCCCACTCTGTCTGCCCCTTGAtaccttttaaaaatattagccTCTGGCACCTGTTTGATGAATTAACTGGAATttgggtagacatgtctatcataacagcaTGCactaaaaagtctcaaggacccaagCCAAATTTGAGGCATCTCAAGCGGGCTTACAGGCAGATGGGTGATGTTAAATCCCCAAGCTGTTTTGCCTATGCCATCTAATGTGTGCGTCAAAGTTGATGAAAATGATCATTTTGGGAACTCGCCATGAAAAAGGTAGTGCAAAGACCCGTTCATCTTGGCTTACCGCTTTAATTGTAACTGTCTTCGTATCCTCAGCCAATCCAGATGAGTTTGACGACACGACTGACCAGTTCAGCTTCAAAAAGATGCTTCCCCGTGATGAGCGGAGGTTCAAAACAGCTGATCTGGACAGGGACCAGGCGGCTGACAGAGAAGAGTTCACAGCCTTCCTACACCCTGAGGAGTTTGACCATATGAAGGACATTGTGGTACAGGTGAGCCTTCTACCAGCAAATTGTTAGAGAGAGCCACGTGCTGGTttcagaaaatacatttcattttacaactactgacctctactactgaaatacagtggtatatatttataatttattcctATAAGTTAAGAAAACGATTTTGTTTAGACCATAATTTTATACATTGTCACTGACATGTTTTAGCGtgcgcaaagcattctgggaatgCTGACGTAGAATGGCTGTTGTAAAATTATGTTGCAGCTCTCTGCGGAGCTAAGCTAGCCACTTGCGAACAACTTATCGTCAgcgaaaagaataaaaaatgccATAGTGCGCCGCTTTTGGATGCAATATCCAATCAGGACGGAATACCAAAAAGGAGGTAAGCATTTATAGCTTTATTTATAGCCATTGCAATCGGAGTTCACTTTAAGTCTGCCCTCCAAATGAtagtttgtctatttttttggaGCGGGTCCAGAGGGATGTACTGGTTGTCCCATTTAACACTCGATCTTTAAATATGAATTTGGTCTCACGGAGCAGTTGCGTGGGAAATGTTTCGCAGTAAGGCACTATGCTGCCGTGTTCATAAAATTTGTACTACCCATTTCACAGAGTTAATTATTAAAAGCCTCATTTTTATGGTGTCACTGAAAGGTACTGAGCAACTGTTCAGCCTTTGGCATCTCTCCGATTAGGCCCGATGTGGTTGAAGCTAATAAGTGGTCAGTTAGTTCCCTTAGTCATGTGGTACAGAGTCCTCTAGTTTAACAGCTTCTTTCACACGATGCAACACAAGACACTTTCAAGAAGGTTTGATTGCAAGCTAGCTGCCGTCATACACTGTAGAGTTCAGTTTCAATGTATAGCTTCACAAATGTTCTACCTAATGGGAAGAGACCTTCTAAATCATTTAACCTTGAAATGATCAGGCAgagcatttttgtgaattttaaaGATGTACTATCTTGGATTTTGagttgagtttaaaaaaaaaataaaaataaaaaatcacttcATGCCACATTattaaccaaaacatttttatatacactggtgccttgagatacaaatcgTCGTTTGGCAaatctttgctttgacttgcaagcagaaatttgagataccagtggtggcagtgaactccactcaactcacttcacaacaagccgCAGTTTGGCAGCTAGTGatcagttcttcaaaaaagcaGTTTAAtcccactcccagttgaggtttactgtcaaactgaaaattaaacaaagagaattacatatatttaaaataaccacataaCTTAAccgactgtgagtgcgaatggttgtttgtttgtatgtgccctgcgattggctggcaaccagttaagggtgtaccccgcctcctgcccgatgacagctgggataggctccagcacgcccgcgaccctagtgaggagaagcggctcagaaaatggatggatggacataactTAACCTAGAAAAAGTCTGcttagcgtaatgctaacaaacagtgCAAAACGtgagacaggctaacaaatagcatctatgtgttATAAAACTTTAAGCGGCAGACAATATGAAAATACTAgcatgcatatattctttatcctctttgAACAATGACCAATATTAaggcagcttactgagtcacagtagttgtgaaaggtCATTTGTATCTGCATGACTATTACACGGCCCCAGTGACcaagttgggggaaaaaagaaaaaaaaaaacacattccatgTACATCATCCCCCGTCATGTTTGTAATTATAAACATCAACTCAAACagtatgtgttaaaaaaaaaagatgcatttgtttgtttaggTTTGATGTTGACATTTCCCACTAAGTTTCTCACAGTCTGTATGTTTGTAGCGTGCTTATGAAATACACTGCACTCAGTGGTGCACTAtagattttatttagttttactgtGTATTATTTCTCTCACACGCAAACTTTTAAATTTGAGTTTGGAATATTGATGgagctttttttattattagtcaGCTGTATTCTACCTGTCCGTAAAATATTCATCAGGGTTCAGAGAGGGCATCTCACCTACAGGAAAATATGCATCCAGTGAGTTTATCGTGTGTGTAGATGAGTGCGTGCGTTGCACCTCAAATGTGTCTGTACTGTGCATGTTGGCATGCGGTTGTTAACTAATGAATGAAAATCTCGCAGTGGACAAAGACATTGAGCAGGGCTTTAAGTGTTTTACTACACACTTCAAAtgtggtgggggggaggggggcttgGTCCACATCAGCAGAGCTCCTTGAAATTGTAGTGTCAGCCTGCCAGCCCAGCTGTAAAGTGACCCCCGTGTTGAGTTGCACTGCCCAGGGCAACTTGTTTCTGTCTTTTATTAGTCAAAGTGAAACTTCCGGCTGCTGTTGACCCTCGTTAATGACATCACCTCGTTGTGCCAAATGCAGGAAACCCTGGAGGACATTGACAAGAACGGCGATGGACACGTGGACGAGGACGAGTACGTCGGTGAGTTCAAGCAATAAATTTGAACCAAGCAGATTTGTCGTgataaaatggaaacaaaagtaCCCGGTATGTTTCATTGCCATTGCCTACCATCATACATTTTAACTAATTGTAATTGTGCTTCTCTGCTTTCAGCCGACATGTTTGCTCACGAGGACGGCGGCCCAGAGCCGGACTGGCTCAGAACCGAGAGGGATCAGTTCTCTGACTTCAGAGACTTGAACAAAGACGGTAAAATGGACCGGGATGAAATCCGCCAATGGATTATGCCGCAAAACTACGACCATGCCCAGGCTGAGGCGCGACACCTGGTCTACGAGTCTGACCAGGACAAGGTAAgtccttttgtgttttgaagTCATGTTGACACAAAATATGTAGCTAGGGCTACATGAATTTacattatattgttttatttatcagGACCAGATGTTGACTAAAGAAGAGATCCTGGAGAACTGGAACATGTTTGTAGGAAGTCAGGCCACCAACTACGGAGAGGACCTCACCCGGAATCATGATGAGCTTTGAGTTTCACTTTAacctcacctgtgtgtgtgtgtgtgtttgtgtgtgtgtgtgtgtgtgtgtgtaagtaagtaagtaagtaagtaagtaagtaagtaagtaagtaagtaagtaagtaagtaagtaagagGTTGAATTGATTTGTTGTATGACAGGAGTCTTGTTTGACCAGCTCTCCATGTTGGAATGTTGGTTTAAGAACCGTTACTGCAGATAACGAACAAGTTGGAGGATTTGTTGATCTGTCGGTCCTACCACTAACACTTAAAGGTCAAAGTGTTTCAACGTATTGTTCTGTTTCTGATATTCAGGAGCAGAAAGATGTTCTTCCCATCGGCGGTGCCTTCCGCCACCATGTTGGCTTTGCTTCCTTACAACTGTTCATTGAATGCAGCGCTTTATGGGTAACTTTTTGATAACATTAATGTGAAGCTGCAGATCAAAGAActgaacttttatttatttacttttttatctCTTATTTTATCTGgtcaggcattaaaaaaaaaagtttttagtgTTTCTTTAACTCTTTCTCTGACATGAAGTTAAGACAGTGACGTTTTAACCGCAGTGTCTTTGCGCAAAATATCTTTTTAGTTTAGACAGTGAAAGGCTTTAAGTgtttcaaaaatagtttttaagtgtatttgtttatttgtctgAAGGGGCCCAAATAtctcccctccccccctccccacacacttttattgtttgtgtttcatTGTTTCCATACACCACCTTTACTGGCCCATTGTTAAGGAGTGGAAAGCATTAACAGTCttgtttttccacattgaaaaaaaaagctaaattgtgtacaaataaataaacaaaaaaagagtatCCTTTAGGTCTCCATTGATTCTCTCCTCCGGGGGCTGACTTATAAATTGTTATAATAtcactataatatatatatatttttataatttaccATAGGAAATAGTGAGCTGATGTCTTTAGAGATGAGATAATGCTGTCTTCATCCAGTTgataatttagttttttggggggcattcaACTATGGCAGTGTCTACTGTACAACcaaccatcaattttctatagcgcttttcctcattagggttgtggttgagttggagcctatcccagattaCATGGGAGGAGAGGCCACCGTGGACTGATCGCCAGGCAATCGTAAAAACAAccacccattcacacctacggacagttTAGAATTGTAAATAACCTTaaagcatgcttttggaatgtgggagtaaacctggagaaaccccacatAAGCACAGGC carries:
- the rcn1 gene encoding reticulocalbin-1; this encodes MDVFGLVCALLLLSWTTAAHGKPTARKERVIHETNLNERTQDDNDSFQYDHEAFLGKEEARTFDQLTPEESKDRLGKIVERIDSDANGLITTDELKAWIKRVQKRYVYENVAKVWADYDLNKDDKISWEEYKQATYGYYLANPDEFDDTTDQFSFKKMLPRDERRFKTADLDRDQAADREEFTAFLHPEEFDHMKDIVVQETLEDIDKNGDGHVDEDEYVADMFAHEDGGPEPDWLRTERDQFSDFRDLNKDGKMDRDEIRQWIMPQNYDHAQAEARHLVYESDQDKDQMLTKEEILENWNMFVGSQATNYGEDLTRNHDEL